One window from the genome of Bacillus weihaiensis encodes:
- a CDS encoding DNA cytosine methyltransferase produces MNLNLNAISLFSSAGIGELLLNKIGINIIAANELLPKRAECYKHFNPNTVMINGDITQEEVKEKIKSYVSDDVKLLLATPPCQGLSSLGKNKKQSHFEDDERNYLIFDIFDIIDSGNFEYILIENVPKFLKMYFPYNGEYLHLEQILNNKYSEDYVIEAAILNAKDFGIAQTRPRAIIKMYKKGLKWGWPDQEQEITLREAIDHLPSLESGEDSGIPWHYAKVENDRAVLALKHTPTGQSALKNEVYYPKKENGDRIVGFHNTFKRMVWDQPAHARTTYCGSMSSHNNVHPGRLNSDGTYSDARVLTLLETFIVSSIPQDIKFPSWVSDNFIRTVIGESIPPLMLMKILSDIGPELEGDKNNNDIQDRRKEMDTVPAY; encoded by the coding sequence ATGAATTTAAATTTAAATGCAATATCATTATTCTCCAGTGCGGGAATTGGAGAACTATTACTTAATAAGATTGGTATAAACATAATTGCTGCAAATGAGTTGTTACCTAAACGTGCGGAATGCTATAAACATTTTAATCCAAACACAGTTATGATTAATGGTGATATTACTCAAGAAGAGGTAAAGGAAAAAATTAAATCATATGTATCTGATGATGTAAAACTGTTATTAGCAACACCTCCATGTCAGGGGCTAAGTTCACTTGGGAAAAACAAAAAACAAAGTCATTTTGAAGATGATGAGAGAAATTACCTGATTTTTGATATTTTTGATATAATAGATAGTGGAAATTTTGAATATATATTAATAGAAAATGTACCGAAATTTTTAAAAATGTATTTTCCTTATAATGGAGAATATCTTCATCTTGAACAAATTCTAAATAATAAATATTCTGAGGACTACGTTATCGAAGCGGCTATATTGAACGCAAAAGACTTTGGAATAGCTCAAACACGCCCAAGAGCAATTATTAAGATGTATAAAAAGGGATTAAAATGGGGCTGGCCAGATCAAGAGCAAGAAATAACTCTTAGAGAGGCTATTGATCATCTTCCTTCTCTAGAGAGTGGAGAAGATTCTGGTATTCCTTGGCATTATGCGAAAGTAGAAAATGATAGAGCTGTTTTAGCATTAAAGCATACTCCAACTGGTCAGAGTGCTCTAAAGAATGAAGTTTATTATCCTAAAAAGGAAAATGGGGATAGAATTGTAGGCTTTCATAATACTTTTAAAAGAATGGTCTGGGACCAACCTGCTCATGCTAGAACAACTTACTGCGGTAGTATGAGTTCACACAATAATGTACATCCAGGTAGATTAAATTCAGATGGGACATACTCAGATGCAAGAGTTCTAACATTATTAGAAACTTTTATTGTTTCTTCTATACCTCAAGATATAAAGTTCCCGTCTTGGGTTTCCGACAACTTCATAAGGACTGTTATAGGCGAATCTATACCTCCTTTAATGTTAATGAAAATATTGAGTGATATTGGTCCTGAGCTTGAGGGGGACAAGAATAATAATGACATACAGGATAGAAGAAAAGAAATGGATACTGTACCGGCATACTAG
- the dcm gene encoding DNA (cytosine-5-)-methyltransferase, translated as MGNIIGLSMFSSAGIGETFFKDIGIDIVTANELVERRANLYRNVHSETNMIQGNILDKDVFLNFINSSPEKIDFLLASPPCQGLSVAGKNRNVDSMSKDERNYLIYKVIEVINIKDPTYVLIENVPSLLKLLLSYNGSLKTVEDILINEFNDLYNIETCIIDAADLGVPQTRKRAIIKLYKKDRKWPWPASEKKITVRESISHLPSLESGEFSDIKWHFARKHDERHVLWMKHTPTGMSAFENEIYFPKKLDGSRVKGYNTTYRRILWDEPAPTITIRNDAISSQRNVHPGRRLEDGTYSDARVLTPLELMLLNSLPIDWGIPDDTPELLIRQCIGESIPPLMLKKLVGEIEQ; from the coding sequence ATGGGAAATATTATAGGTTTATCAATGTTTTCAAGTGCTGGAATAGGAGAGACCTTTTTTAAAGATATAGGGATAGATATAGTAACCGCTAATGAGTTAGTAGAGAGAAGAGCTAATTTATATAGGAATGTTCATTCTGAAACTAACATGATTCAGGGAAATATTCTTGATAAAGATGTTTTTTTGAATTTCATAAATTCATCCCCAGAAAAAATTGATTTTCTATTAGCTTCTCCACCTTGTCAAGGTTTGAGTGTAGCGGGTAAAAATAGAAATGTTGATAGTATGTCGAAAGATGAAAGAAATTATTTAATTTATAAGGTGATTGAAGTAATTAACATAAAAGATCCGACTTATGTTCTTATAGAAAATGTTCCTTCACTTTTAAAGTTATTGTTATCCTATAATGGTAGTCTAAAAACAGTTGAAGATATTCTTATTAATGAGTTTAATGATTTATATAATATTGAGACATGCATTATAGATGCTGCTGATTTGGGAGTACCCCAAACAAGAAAAAGAGCTATTATTAAGCTTTATAAAAAAGACAGAAAATGGCCGTGGCCAGCATCTGAGAAAAAAATTACAGTTAGAGAATCTATAAGTCATTTGCCTAGTCTTGAATCTGGAGAATTCTCAGATATCAAATGGCATTTTGCCAGAAAACACGATGAAAGACATGTTTTATGGATGAAGCATACTCCAACAGGTATGTCTGCATTTGAGAATGAAATCTATTTTCCTAAAAAATTAGATGGTAGTAGAGTAAAAGGATATAACACAACATATCGAAGAATCTTATGGGATGAACCGGCTCCTACAATTACTATTCGAAACGATGCTATAAGCTCTCAAAGAAATGTTCACCCCGGGAGAAGATTAGAAGATGGAACATATTCCGATGCTAGGGTATTAACTCCGCTTGAATTAATGTTATTAAATTCACTCCCCATTGACTGGGGGATACCTGACGATACACCAGAATTGTTAATTAGACAGTGTATTGGTGAATCCATTCCACCGCTAATGCTAAAAAAACTAGTAGGGGAGATAGAACAATGA
- the murA gene encoding UDP-N-acetylglucosamine 1-carboxyvinyltransferase, whose product MEKIIVRGGEELKGTVHVEGAKNAALPILIATLLASEGKNTIYNVPSLTDVKTTIEILKYLGSEVIYSNKEVNIITGKHLKVTAPFEFVRKLRASVLFMGPLLAINGKAKIALPGGCAIGTRPIDQHIKGFKAMGVDINIGNGYIDAVVNKPLQGAEIYLDSPSVGATENIMMAATLAEGTTLIKNCAKEPEISDLAIFLNKMGARISGAGTDTIKIEGVKKLTGSSHSVMPDRIEAGTFMVATAITKGNVLVKGAKLEHLASLVAKLKDMGIKILEEENGLRVIGSKELKAVDIKTLPYPGFPTDMQPQMMALLLQAEGTSIITETVFENRFMHVNEFQRMNTNIKVDGRSAIINGPSNPSGAVVSATDLRAAAALILLGLASKDETTVTNLIHLDRGYVNFAHKLSSLGANITRFSQINDTEKSEKKISFNNH is encoded by the coding sequence ATGGAAAAAATTATAGTCCGTGGAGGAGAGGAATTAAAAGGTACTGTTCATGTTGAAGGAGCTAAAAATGCAGCCTTACCCATACTTATAGCAACTTTATTGGCAAGTGAAGGAAAAAATACAATTTATAATGTACCCTCCCTCACTGATGTAAAAACTACTATTGAGATATTAAAATACTTAGGTTCAGAGGTTATTTACTCTAATAAAGAAGTCAATATAATTACTGGAAAACACTTAAAAGTAACTGCCCCTTTCGAATTTGTAAGAAAATTACGTGCATCCGTACTATTTATGGGGCCACTTTTAGCAATAAATGGGAAAGCAAAAATTGCCCTTCCTGGAGGTTGTGCTATAGGCACACGCCCCATAGATCAGCATATTAAGGGATTTAAAGCTATGGGTGTAGATATTAATATCGGTAACGGTTACATTGATGCTGTAGTTAATAAACCACTTCAGGGTGCAGAAATTTATCTAGATTCTCCTAGTGTAGGTGCTACTGAAAATATTATGATGGCTGCAACACTTGCTGAAGGAACAACATTAATCAAAAATTGTGCCAAGGAGCCCGAAATATCCGATTTAGCAATTTTTTTAAATAAAATGGGAGCAAGGATAAGTGGCGCTGGTACAGATACAATAAAAATAGAAGGTGTAAAAAAACTAACTGGTAGTTCCCACAGTGTCATGCCAGATAGAATTGAAGCAGGAACTTTTATGGTAGCTACTGCAATAACAAAAGGTAACGTCTTGGTTAAGGGTGCTAAACTAGAACATTTAGCCTCACTTGTAGCAAAACTAAAAGACATGGGAATAAAAATCCTTGAGGAAGAAAATGGACTAAGGGTTATTGGTTCTAAGGAATTAAAGGCTGTAGATATAAAAACGTTGCCGTACCCAGGTTTTCCAACAGACATGCAGCCCCAAATGATGGCATTGTTACTACAGGCTGAAGGAACAAGTATTATTACAGAAACAGTTTTTGAAAATCGTTTTATGCATGTAAATGAATTTCAGCGTATGAATACAAATATAAAAGTTGATGGGCGTTCAGCCATTATTAATGGTCCATCAAATCCTAGTGGAGCCGTAGTTTCAGCAACAGATTTACGTGCAGCAGCAGCTTTGATATTACTAGGTTTAGCATCTAAAGATGAAACAACTGTAACAAATTTAATTCATTTAGATCGTGGTTACGTAAATTTCGCTCATAAATTATCTAGTCTTGGAGCAAATATTACCCGCTTTTCACAAATTAATGATACCGAAAAAAGTGAAAAAAAGATATCTTTCAATAACCATTAA